The following are encoded in a window of Rosa chinensis cultivar Old Blush chromosome 4, RchiOBHm-V2, whole genome shotgun sequence genomic DNA:
- the LOC112195973 gene encoding beta-amyrin 28-monooxygenase has translation MHMEMENLILFFPISVLVFICALLFFAFKYSKSNSKTNFPPGSFGWPIIGETFSFINETQQRFVWERMKRYSPKLFKTNVFGEPTVVFCGIPGHKFIASNEEKLFLAWRPHSMQKLFRSSYQKAASQATIPRADAVQIYRAPGFLKSEALVRYIETMDSLVQEHLKLHWDGKSTVEVYHLAQLLVMTLSARFFTGLQNNLGRTEKFTELMNIITSGLHTVPLSIPGTTFYSAIKAADAMRKEVLLLIKEKKAAMSSGVQMHDIMSFMLFNADPTGRFVPENEVADKIMGLMAGGFHSPSMATSFLIKYLGENPEICDKVRTEQLEITRSKQSGEALNWDDIQKMKYSWGVALEVMRLVPPLQGTFREVITDFTYEGYTIPKGWKVYWSASSTNKVSEYFPAPEKFDPTRFENGKAPPAYSNIPFGSGPRICPGKEYARMQLLCSLHHIVTKYKWEVINPNAKIASGMNPVPEEGIHIRLQPY, from the exons ATGCATATGGAGATGGAGAATCTGATTCTCTTCTTTCCTATATCTGTTCTCGTTTTCATATGTGCTCTCCTCTTTTTTGCTTTCAAGTActcaaaatccaattccaaaacCAACTTTCCTCCGGGAAGTTTTGGATGGCCAATTATTGGTGAGACCTTCTCATTCATCAATGAAACGCAGCAAAGATTTGTGTGGGAAAGAATGAAAAGATACTCCCCAAAACTCTTCAAAACCAACGTCTTCGGCGAGCCAACAGTGGTGTTTTGTGGCATTCCCGGTCACAAATTTATCGCTTCCAACGAGGAAAAACTTTTTTTGGCTTGGCGTCCACACTCCATGCAGAAGCTCTTCCGCTCTTCCTATCAAAAAGCTGCTTCCCAGGCCACCATACCACGAGCCGATGCAGTCCAAATCTATCGTGCCCCGGGTTTTCTTAAATCCGAAGCTCTGGTTCGGTACATAGAAACCATGGATTCTTTGGTTCAGGAGCACTTGAAGCTTCACTGGGATGGAAAAAGCACAGTTGAGGTATACCACCTCGCTCAGCTACTTGTGATGACTCTATCTGCTCGCTTCTTCACCGGACTCCAAAACAACCTAGGCCGCACTGAAAAGTTTACCGAATTGATGAATATCATAACTTCAGGGCTGCACACTGTTCCTTTGAGTATTCCAGGAACCACCTTCTACAGCGCAATAAAAGCCGCGGATGCTATGAGAAAGGAGGTTCTTTTGTTGATCAAGGAGAAGAAAGCAGCAATGTCTAGTGGAGTCCAAATGCACGATATCATGTCTTTCATGTTGTTTAACGCAGATCCCACCGGTCGTTTCGTACCGGAGAATGAAGTTGCTGACAAAATTATGGGTTTGATGGCCGGTGGATTCCACTCGCCTTCCATGGCTACAAGTTTTCTAATCAAGTATCTTGGAGAGAACCCTGAAATATGTGACAAAGTCCGAACAG AACAATTAGAGATTACACGCTCAAAACAATCCGGTGAAGCACTTAATTGGGATGATATCCAGAAGATGAAATATTCTTGGGGTGTTGCACTTGAAGTCATGAGGCTGGTGCCACCTCTTCAAGGAACATTTAGAGAGGTCATTACAGACTTCACCTACGAAGGTTATACAATTCCAAAAGGGTGGAAG GTGTATTGGTCGGCTAGCAGCACAAATAAAGTCTCCGAGTATTTTCCAGCACCAGAAAAGTTCGATCCAACCAGGTTCGAGAATGGAAAAGCTCCCCCTGCTTACTCGAACATCCCATTTGGAAGCGGACCTCGAATTTGTCCAGGAAAAGAATATGCTCGTATGCAACTCCTGTGTTCGCTTCATCACATTGTGACCAAATACAAATGGGAAGTGATAAATCCAAACGCTAAGATCGCAAGTGGTATGAATCCCGTTCCCGAAGAAGGCATTCACATTCGCCTCCAACCTTATTAG